The Oncorhynchus nerka isolate Pitt River linkage group LG12, Oner_Uvic_2.0, whole genome shotgun sequence genome contains the following window.
CTGCCAGGGCTCCGAGGGCTGCCAGGGCTCCGAGGGCTACCAGGGCTCTGTGGGCTACCAGGTCTCTGAGGGCTACCAGGGCTCTGAGAGCTGCCAGGGCTCTGAGGGCTGCCAGGGCTCTGAGGGCTGCCAGAACTCTGAGGGCTGCCAGGGCTCTGAGGGCTACCAGGACTCTGAGGGCTGCCAGGGCTCTGAGGGCTCAGGGCTACCAGTGTGCCCTGTGTCAGCTGCCCTTTTTTGGTTCTGGTGTGTTTTGCAGTTCGCTTTTGACTTGGTATATACTTAAGCATAAATATTGTCtatgcagggttggggtcaattccatttcaagtcagtcaattcaggaacaAACTGAAATGCCAATTCTGTTTCCAATTTTTTTCTCATAGAAGGCAATGAGGTAAATTGGAATTGATGTCGGAATTTCCGTTTATTTCCTGTATTGACTGAATTGAaaaggaattgaccccaaccctgcatcTACACTAGGTAAACACCAACTGAAAGAGGACTGTCAGATTAAAGGTTACCACACAGCCTATTCATGTGAATCCTATCTTACCTTTTTATTAATCAATTAATTTGTTCTGCATTTGATGAATTGAAATACAATTTCAATTAAACATCATTCATCTTTGTGCCTTTGAAAATGTGCACTGCTTCACTAAATAAATTAGTTGTATCCgtcacacgcgcacacgcacgcacgcacgcacgcacgcacgcacgcacgcacgcacgcacgcacgcacgcacacacacacacacacacacacacacacacacaccttgtgacaatgtgtgtgtgagtgtgtgtatgacaGAGCCACAGTCAATCACACTCTGTCACGCGTGTTGTTTGGTTATCTGACCTAGACACATTTAGCCAGGTAATCACATGATAATACTCTTTGACggatggacggagggagggaaggagggagggatgaaggagaggagagcaagaggaCCCAATCCTGTCATTCACATTACTGAAGGAGAAGGACTGCATCTCCTATTTCTTTCTTTAGTTTTTGGTTTTGTACCGGACAGCTGAAGGTAAGGACAACGCAGATCAATGATCAGTTTGAACTCTTTGCACAAAATAGAAGGTGAGATTGGTTGATGACCTACTCCTTGACTGTGTATCCTTAAAGTAGGTGACACCTCTTTTCCCTCAGTGTGATTGGCTAGACTTGAAtagaaatctttttttttttgtgagtGTGTGACAACTGGGTAACTCCACATTTTTCTCCAGTATGTCTAAGACCCCATCCACCACGTCTGCAGCCTCTGTAACCTCGGCAACGTCTGTAGCCTCTGTAACCTCGGCAACGTCTGCAGCCTCTACAGACAGGTAAGATCATCTGAGACAGGAGAATTCACAGCAGGGAACGACAGTGGGAATGTTGGGCAACAATAAAGTTATTGAGAGACATTGGAACCGTACTGATATGTTACCTGAAGCTGACAAAGCGGTTGTGATACACCTGATGTTTTTGGCCCAAAATCATTTCAAGTGGTGTCTTCACCACGATACCTGGatcgttttttgttttgttttgttgttgcagAAAATATCTCTGTTTTTATCACAACTCTTGTACCAAATGTGTTTCACTTCAGCTGTAAAACTTTAATGTGCACGCGGGGCCATTGAGTGATGACCTTATTTCTATGCATTCACCCAATGGTGATTATGTTAAGTCAAGGTGGCAAGATGGTAAGTAAGTATCCTTGAACCAGCATTGGCATGTGTGAGCAAGAATGGCTCATAGAACggccatctcctgtttctgtaacgtgaggcagcttgatgaacAAGTACACCACCTGGAGTGAACATGACGCTAGTCTATCGCAGAGCATTACCCCCAATCTATCCacttaatgctgagtgccaagcagagacGCATTGTCTcccatttttacagtcttttagtGTCTTTTACTCccaaccttccaatctcagggttggacactctaaccacaaggccactgagCCGGTAAGATAGCGCTTGTCAATGTCTCTAATATGAACCCCTGTGTTCTCTTGGCTCCTAGCAAAGGTGGTAAATCCTCCCAGAAGTCCTCAGCCTCGGGTTCGGAGTCGGCTCCCAAGAAGGTGTCTAAGAAAGAGCAGAAGAGACAGGACATGGAGAAGATACACACCACCCTGCTCTGCAGCGTGTTTGGAGCAGTATACACACAGCTACTTTACCCTTTGACCCCTAACCCATAATCCTGACCTATAACCCCACACCACTTAGTGAGCGACATGCTAGGCTAACAGCAGGCTGGTGTTTGGTGGGGAGTGAAAAGTCAGGGAAGCTGCTATTTTAGCTGAGCTTCTGATCTTTGCATGCCGATGTATGTGAGTGCGTGCCTGCTTATCTGCCAGCATGCTGCATCCGTGCCTTCctgtgtgtatgactgtgtgttcgtgtgtgtggggGTAGTAATGATCCTTTAAGTTACACACACAGAGTAGTTATCCTCTCACCACCCATTAGGATTAATGAGAGCATCGAACAAAAGGGGAAAGTTATACGGTTATTTTAATCATGTTTAGACCAATTGATGTGTGTTCATGTTTTATGTTTGATGTTTTCTGAACAATTGCTGTTGTCTTCCTTTGAAATGTTTCTTGACATTGTGAAACTTAACCCGGGGACATCGATTAAGGAAAGAAGAATTCAAATCAGAACTTAAAACTAGATCGTATTGAGCATGCAGTGTGAGCATGTCGGCTGGGCGTATCAACACAACAGGTTGAATGTTTTCCCAGAGAAACAGGATGGAACTCTTAATGATTTAATCCACCATGAGAAGGAAACGTCCTTAACTGTACCTGTCCCCAATCCCTCACTAATTTACCTCACTACAGTACCAGAATGATCTCCTCTTACACAACAGTCTAAATCTAACATTTCCTGTTCTAAACTTCCAGCCATAAGCATCTGTTTTTGTCCCAACGTCTTCAAGGTTGCCCTTATCCACATTGTAGTACATGGGGATCTTCTGCAAGTCATGCGCTATAATATTACACAAAATGTAAGCCTGGTTGAAGTATTGTCAGACAgtgttgtttctccctctctaaaacacctctcccctgctgtctTCCTTTAGGAGAGAGAGTTGGCTCAAGCTGAGTTGGATGGTGAGTCTTCTTAGCACAGTGATGTTGCATATACAGTAGAATGCTTTATTTCAAGTACGTTGACCAGTAGCACCACTCAATATATTGAGCTCGTATTACTCAAGTTAGGATTCAGCCAGACATTATATTTGTAAAAGGGGGGAAGCTTTGAGTCATCCATAGAAATAGCATGACTAGAATGGACAAAACGCCCCTCAGACCACAGAACTTTGACAGTACTGTCAGGGGTAGAATCAATATGGCCATCAGCCCAGCCATCACAGAATGTTGACTTAAATGGGAATGTTCTTTCTAGTAATTCGACTTCCATGGTGTCATCATCACCTTCTGACCTCTAACATTTGACGTTTGGAGCAGAGCTGGACTTTGCCTTCAAGGAGTTTGACTACGACTGCGACGGCTACCTGAACTACAAGGACGTGGCAGAGTGCATGAGGACCATGGGCTACATGCCCACTGAGATGGAGCTTCTGGAAATAGTACAACAGATTAAGATGAGGAGTGAGTGTCTTATAACTGTTATATAGCTGTTATGGACCTGTTACAgacctgttataacctgttacAGACCTGTTACAgacctgttataacctgttacAGACCTGTTACAgacctgttataacctgttacagacctgttataacctgttacAGATCTGTTGTAACCTGTTACAGACCTGTTACAGACCTGTTACAgacctgttataacctgttacAGACCTGTTACAGATCTGTTGTAACCTGTTACAgacctgttataacctgttacAGACCTGCTATAACCTGGTATAGACCTGTTTTAACCTGTTACAGACCTGTTTTAACCTGTTATAGACCCGTTTTAACCTGTTACAGACCTGTTTTAACCTGTTACAGACCTGTTTTAACCTGTTACATACAGACCTGTTACAGATCTGTTACAGACCTGTTACAGACCTGTTACAgacctgttataacctgttacAGACCTGTTTTAACCTGTTACAGACCTGTTACAGATCTGTTGTAACCTGTTATAGACCTGCTATAACCTGTTATAGACCTGCTAtaacctgttatagacctgttataacctgttacAGACCTGTTTTAACCTGTTACAGACCTGTTACAGATCTGTTGTAACCTGTTACAGACCTGCTATAACCTGTTATAGACCTGCTATAACCTGCTATAgacctgttataacctgttacagacctgttataacctgttatagacctgttacaGACCTGCTATAACCTGTTATAGACCTGCTAtaacctgttatagacctgttacaGACCTGCTAtaacctgttatagacctgttacaGACCTGTTACAGACCCATTACAcacctgttatagacctgtttTAACCTGTTACAcacctgttatagacctgttacaGACCCGTTACAcacctgttatagacctgttacaGACCAGTTATAGACCTGTTACAAACCTGTTACAGACCCATTACACACCAGTTATAGACCTGTTACAGACCTGTTACAGACCCATTACACACCAGTTACAAACCTGTTACAGACCCATTACAcacctgttatagacctgttacaGACCCGTTACAcacctgttatagacctgttacaGACCAGTTATAGACCTGTTACAAACCTGTTACAGACCCATTACAcacctgttatagacctgttttaacctgttatagacctgtttTAACCTGTTACAGACCAGTTATAGGCCTGTTACAGACCCGCTAtaacctgttatagacctgttacaGACCAGTAATAGACCTGTTACAAACCTGTTATAGGCCTGTTACAGACCCGCTAtaacctgttatagacctgttacaGACCAGTAATAGACCTGTTACAAACCTGTTACAGACCCATTACAcacctgttatagacctgtttTAACCTGTTATAGGCCTGTTACAGATCCGCTATAACCTATTACAGTACTATTATAACATGTTACAGACCTGCCaaaacctgttatagacctgttacaGACCTGCTATaacctgttacagtactgttatacCATGTTACAGACCTGTCAAAATCTGTTACAgacctgttataaatctgttacagacctgttataaatctgttacagacctgttataaatctgttacagacctgttataaatctgttacagacctgttataacctgtaacagacctgttataacctgtaacagacctgttataacctgttatagacctgttacagatctgttatagcctgttatagaccTTTTAtaacctgttatagacctgttacaGACCCGTTATAGTTCTGCTGGAGATCAAGATGAGGATTGTGTGATATGACTgctgaagagggagaaagagagatggagaaagacagagagaaagacagagaggagaacagatacAGACTCATGTCAATGTAGTGACATGACTGACATGACTGTTGATTGGTGTGTTGGTCCAGTCCCTATCTTTGTCCTGATTGTTGATTGGTATGTTTCTCTGCAGTGGGTGGTCTGATGGACTTTGATGACTTCTGTGAGCTAATGGGTCCCAGGATAATGGGGGAGACTGTTGACATGCTGGGGCTGAAGGAGCTCAGATCAGCCTTCTCTCAGGTAGGATATTGAGATTGGAACCAAAGGAAACTACAAATAAAAACACAGGCATTATAACTCAAACATTCATCCTCCAGCGTTTACATCGTTGCATGATTGAGCTGACCTACTCTTCCTCAAATTCAGATTCATCCCTCAACCAATATTAACTCACCTGTTTACTTACTCACCCCCATCCTCTCGTCCTCAacatcctctcctcacctctcccctcacttctcctcattcctcctcactcctcctctcacccctcctcatctctcccctcacttctcctcattcctcctcacctctcctcactcctcctctcacccctcctcatctctcccctcacctctcctcactcctcctctaacccctcctcacctctcccctcacttctcctcattcctcctcacctctgctcactcctcctctcacccctcctcatctctcccctcacttctcctcattcctcctcactcctcctctcacccctcctcacctctcccctcacttctcctcattcctcctcactcctcctctcacccctcctcaaatctcccctcacttctcctcattcctcttcactcctcctctcacccctcctcgcctctcctatcacccctcctcgcctcacccctctccccttctcacctctcctctcagtTTGACCAAGACTGTGATGGGAAAATCAGTCAGGATGAGATG
Protein-coding sequences here:
- the LOC115137892 gene encoding calcium-binding protein 2-like isoform X1 — translated: MTSGTRRLIGPVVSTLSTTTLRPNWDRGEAGTLTTSRPTSSASMSKTPSTTSAASVTSATSVASVTSATSAASTDSKGGKSSQKSSASGSESAPKKVSKKEQKRQDMEKIHTTLLCSVFGAERELAQAELDELDFAFKEFDYDCDGYLNYKDVAECMRTMGYMPTEMELLEIVQQIKMRMGGLMDFDDFCELMGPRIMGETVDMLGLKELRSAFSQFDQDCDGKISQDEMKEAVKCFLGEKLKKGELEDILKEIDINGDGSVDFDEFVMILSIR
- the LOC115137892 gene encoding calcium-binding protein 2-like isoform X2 — protein: MSKTPSTTSAASVTSATSVASVTSATSAASTDSKGGKSSQKSSASGSESAPKKVSKKEQKRQDMEKIHTTLLCSVFGAERELAQAELDELDFAFKEFDYDCDGYLNYKDVAECMRTMGYMPTEMELLEIVQQIKMRMGGLMDFDDFCELMGPRIMGETVDMLGLKELRSAFSQFDQDCDGKISQDEMKEAVKCFLGEKLKKGELEDILKEIDINGDGSVDFDEFVMILSIR